A window of Phaseolus vulgaris cultivar G19833 chromosome 4, P. vulgaris v2.0, whole genome shotgun sequence genomic DNA:
TGTGAAATTCTTCCCAACAATTGGCAAGTCGAAAAGCATATTGTTCTCAATGAAACTATTAAAACCTACAATTTCACTAGAGGAATCAACACTGACCCTAATCCCCTTTCTTTCACAACGGCTTCTGACGGCGTTAAAATCACCACAAAGGCACCACACCGGAACCTGCAAGGCCTCTTTAACAGACGTTAGTTCCTCCCAAAGGATCTTCTTGTCTCTTAAAATACAGGCTGCATAGACATCGACCAAAACACATCTAAGATTTGCTTTAATATGAGTTCCAACAACTGTTATAAAACCTTTCCCCACAACATGACTGTCATAGCTAAACACCTCCTTATGCCACATAGATAACAAGCTTCCATTCCCATTGTCCCCTTCATGGTGTATCCATCCGATTCTATTGTTTCCCCAAACAGCAAAGCATTTAGCCTCCGTAACCTCCCTAGTTTTTGTATCTTGCAAGCACACAAACTCAACCCCTTCCCGATCTATAATATGGTTCAGATACCTGGATTTAATACTCCCCCCCATACCTCTTATATTAAGATCAACAATTATCATTACAGAACATTTTACCTCCCTCCTTCGAATCCTTCAACACCTCTTCATCGCGTGCTTCCATACGGCCGTACTCTTTGATCACCTCCATCTCTTCCCCCCGACAGAGCATCCCAACTTGCTTTCCCACCTCCCATAAGTTCTCCTATTCCATGGTGTTATCAGAGGTACATAACCGCATATTACAATTTCTAATACCCCTATCCGAAATAGATGTTGAAGAAGAGACATCTCGGCATAATAAAGAGTACCCAATATTAAAGCTTTTCAATTGAAGTCGCGCCGACCTCCTCAGTTGCGGGCATGAATCCCTCAAGTCTGCAATCTCTTTCTTCTTGCGCCGGCGAGGTGGTGAGTTTGACCTACTCTTTGCAAAAAGACCGACTAGCCCAGAGTGTGGGGGAGACTCACCCCTTGGATTGACAATCTCCATTAGAGCATCTTGCCCTTGCGATCGCAATGCATCGCCATTTCCCGCCAACGGCATCTCTATTGCGTCTTCTTCCCCCTCAACCACCATCCTTCCTTCTAATTGTACAGGTTCTTTCCTCTCCACCTCCAAATTACCCATATTCTTCGAACCAGGCATTTCCTTCGCCAAATTACTATGTTGCCCTTCGCATTCTCCCTCCACATGGGCTAGAGCATCAGGACCTCCCTCTCTTGAATGGGCCTCAACAGGAGATTTTTGGCCCACTGAACAAATGGACAAAGAAAGATTACTAGAGCACTCAACCTCTATCACAGCTTTAGCTACCTCGGATAGACAATCCTTACTATACAAGGTATGTGCACAACAATGATCAGTGGAGTTGACAGCATATCTTCCTTCCTGAACTAGGAGATCCTCTCTACCATCTTTCCAAGCGTAAGTACTACCTTTCCCCTGGCTTCTAACTCCTAGGTCGGACCCTACAAGAGGGGAAGTTGACTTTTGCCCCCACCTGCTCCCCTACTACTTCCCCGGGCCTCCTTTCTAGCCGTCGGTCATCCTCCGGCAACAACCGTCCATTCTCCTCACCACTCCTAATAGACTGAGCTGTTTCTTCAACGTACGTCTCTAACGATGATACACTATCAAATGACTCATCCCATGCTGGAATTCCTTTGCACCCTCTTCCATTACATTTTGGTTCTACACCCCTAAGCGTTTCCTCCTCAACTAAGATGTTACACATAAACCCATTGATCAGAATTCTTCTCGCAATGCTAACACTTCCAACATTCTGGATGCGCACTTGAAACCTCACATATTCCAGAGTTTCCCAATTAAGAGTAGCTTCATCAATAGACATTAACGTAGCTTCCTTATACAGCTCCTTAACCAGTTTACAAAAGCAGTCCCTGTTCCATACAGGTAGAGGCACCCCATAACATCTCACCCAGACTATTCTATGGTTTATTCCTGAATTAATTGACCATGGGCATACCCTGACGAACACTCTATCATACCATCCTTTGTTCAGCCTCATAATTTCCTCCATATCTTCCCCTTCTGCTGGAGTAAGCAATACCAAGTTGTCTCCCATTGGTTTGGCCCTGACCATTAACATGCCTCCCTTCACGATTTCCTCTCCCAGCTTAGCAAAATCCATCCCATTACCAAGTTTCCCTACGTAGCTTTTCACCATCCACTGGGGTATAACTTCTTGTGTTTTAAGCCTCATACCCTTCCATCCCTCATGTGATGTACCTGCAGCAACTTCAGCAAAGGACCTACTCCTTTTCTTATCCACCCATACCTCCTTAGTCATCTGTTTACCCTTCCTTCCTGCATCTTTCATTGGTCCAGCCCAAGCTTCCTTTCTATTCTCCATGTTTCCATTCCTTGGCTTGTTCCACTCTTCCCTTTTCACTTCAAGGATATGTCTTCGGTACTTTGGAATATTCACGAACAGCttccactacaaaaaaaagtgtatattgtggcggtttttTTCGTATAAAGTGgcgtttataaccgccacaatatacgcttgtggcggtttcgcaaaccgccatagaactggccgccacaaagtttaatgtggcggttttatgttacccgccgcaacacccgccactttaaacatagtgtaagtaGTGGCGGTTTTTTATCtgtaagtagtgtcagttataactgtcgcaatttacaatcattgaagaagattctgACACCATAATATTCGTAAGTAGTGGCgtttttaactgacgtaattttaTTACTGAATAAGGAAAATTtaaccacttttttataatcttttttataatctgttttatacaattataaaatttaaccaccacttttctataatcttttttataatctgttttatacaattataaaatttaaccaccactttttcaaaataaaataaaataatgtataaagttataatcatccattcatttcattaaaaattaaagcacacataataatgttcaaatgtttatatgtaattgaaagttaaaacacacataataatgttcaaaagtttaaaacacataaaaagttcatacatccctaattaagtttaaaattccAACACATAGttgttcaaaagttcatacattcctagtcaagtttaaaattaaaacacacatctctaatcagttttgcttccggcacttgatcctattacttgattaggtgatggagcaccacttccataatctgatgcctgaaataaataattttaagttaatgaatttgtatgtttataattataaaataaaagacaccaataaatatttaaatatattaatacctcATTGGTGGATGCATGAACCAAATTAGCTGCTATTGCAGCAAAATGTTCTGGAACGTCTTTACAACCAAGAAGAGTCGGTTTCAAAGTTACAGGTAGGGCAAGCAAGACCAGTGTGCGTGTTCCATCCAGACAAATTACCTAGCCCAGGGAAGTCACTAATTGTCCACAACAAAGCTGCTCGCAAAGTAAACATTTCTTTTTTTGAATAGTCAAATGTTTGCACTCCATCAAACCATAAATCCTTCAATTCGCTTATGAGTGGTTCTAAGTAAACATCAATGTCATTTCCTACCATTTGTTTTCCAGGAATTATCATGGAGAGGATAAAAGATGTTTGTTTCATACACTGCCAAGGGGGGCGATTGTATGGGATGAGAACCACTGGCCATATACTATGGTTTGTACTCATGTTTCCATAAGGATTGAAGCCATCAGCAGCTAAGCCTAATCGTACATTTCGAGGATCATTTGCAAATTCTGGATGCAATAAATCAAATGATTTCCAAGCCTCGGAATCTCTAGGATGCCTCATCAACCCATCTTGATTATCCTTTGATGCATGCCATGTCATAGACTCAATCGTCTTAGAACTCATAAACAATCTTTGCAAACGTGGTTTTAATGGAAAGTAACGCAAGATTTTTGCGTATTGcttcttatctttatttttccACTTAGATGTTTTGCATCGTTTACATTCTTCTAAGCCTTCATTGTCTTCACCCCAATATAGCATACAGTCTTTTGGGCAAGCTGGTATTTTGACATAGTTAAGTCCAAGTTTGGTAATCACAGTTTTCGCCTCATAGAACGAGTTAGGAAACTTAGCATGTTCAAATGCGTCCTTTAGCAACTCTAGAATCATGGTCATTGCTTTGCCACTCATTCTACTCATGCATTTGATATGGTACAACTTCAACATGAATGATAATTTTGAATACTTTGTACAACCTTCATATAAGGGTTCATTATTGTCCCTCATCAATTCATCAAAGTTTGTCTTTCCTTCATCACCCACCAT
This region includes:
- the LOC137838696 gene encoding uncharacterized protein; the encoded protein is MSDELCSGLEFFELSILNIKIEGAESTLRTSLIIRNHRTRIALKAAPKRFHNFTTITPIVPIDKSWICKPRNTIEYANGLNVFLDIAFQHANGPVIKCPCAKCGFKKWQTRDVVQEHLTCTAFPQNYKTWYMRGEGSSVIESMVATSAHVIEDLLESQNPMEDMLNDAFGFAGHDEDTEADDLQTNMVGDEGKTNFDELMRDNNEPLYEGCTKYSKLSFMLKLYHIKCMSRMSGKAMTMILELLKDAFEHAKFPNSFYEAKTVITKLGLNYVKIPACPKDCMLYWGEDNEGLEECKRCKTSKWKNKDKKQYAKILRYFPLKPRLQRLFMSSKTIESMTWHASKDNQDGLMRHPRDSEAWKSFDLLHPEFANDPRNVRLGLAADGFNPYGNMSTNHSIWPVVLIPYNRPPWQCMKQTSFILSMIIPGKQMVGNDIDVYLEPLISELKDLWFDGVQTFDYSKKEMFTLRAALLWTISDFPGLGNLSGWNTHTGLACPTCNFETDSSWL
- the LOC137838695 gene encoding uncharacterized protein, translating into MGGSIKSRYLNHIIDREGVEFVCLQDTKTREVTEAKCFAVWGNNRIGWIHHEGDNGNGSLLSMWHKEVFSYDSHVVGKGFITVVGTHIKANLRCVLVDVYAACILRDKKILWEELTSVKEALQVPVWCLCGDFNAVRSRCERKGIRVSVDSSSEIVGFNSFIENNMLFDLPIVGKNFTWFKPNGTAKSRIDRVLVSEEWLVR